The sequence ACGCTTGTACAGGTGCGCCTTGTTCCAAAGTGCCAATAGCGCATCCTGTGTCAGGTCCTCTGCCATAGAGGCTTCGACGCCCTGCCCAAGCAGGTAGGCATTCACTCTGGGAGAAAAATGATCGAACAGCATCATAAAGCTCTGCTTGTCGCGATCATTGGCAACGCGCTCCATGCAATCTGCCCAGAATGCCCCGTCTCGCTCTACTTTGGTGGCATCTTCAGCCATGTATTACCCTCTTGTACGCTATCCTACGTCGGCGAAGCCGCTATAGATCAATCGCGCGTTTATTGTCTGTTGTTGCCCACAGAATAGCTGCTATCAGCACAAACTGCAGCGGAATACGCAGCCAGAGAAACGACTCGGGCAAGTCTCCGCCAACCCCCTCCACACCACTGATCGCCTGATAAATATTGGCCGGCAGCACCAGCAGGCAGTAAAGCGCCATCAGCTTACCCACCTGCTCCCGATAGCGCGGCCAAAATACCATCGGCGCCATGATCAGTTCGGCGACGCCCGTCAACCAGACAATCGCCAGCGGCCAGGGCAGAAAAGGGGGAACAATGGCGGCAAAGCCCTCCGCCACGAGAAAATGCGCCACCCCGCCACCGAGAAAAAACAGGCAGATCAGCACACGAATCACGTTCTTCAAGGACGGCTCCTTTTCTTATGAGAGTGACAACCATATCACCCCTGAAGGTCTGCCAGTATGGCGCGATTTGGCATTTTCCCTGACATCTCAAGTCGCAGTATGGCTTGTGGGGCTGCGCCCTCCCCGATACCATGAAGCCATAAGACGTGGAGAAACATTGATGACGTTCAACAGCATGCCCGAGCTCATCGGCAACACCCCCCTGATAAAACTTCAACAGGTTTCAGAACTCACTGGCTGTACCATTCTCGGCAAAGCGGAATTCCTGAACCCCGGCGGCTCAGTCAAAGACCGCACTGCCTTGGGCATCATCCGAGCGGCAGAGCGCGACGGCAGCCTGCGACCCGGAGGCACGATCGTGGAAGGCACCGCCGGTAATACGGGAATCGGCCTGACCTTGATCGCCAACGCGCTGGGTTACAAAAGCGTAGTGGTCATGCCGCACAGTCAAAGTCGGGAAAAAATCGAACTTCTCGATCTTTACGGTGCAGACCTGCGTCTGGTGCACGCTACCGGCTACAGTGATCCGAACCACTACATTCACACTGCCCGACGTCTTGCCGAAAGCCTCAGCGAAACCGAGCCCAATGGCGCCATCTGGGCACGGCAGTTCGACAACACTGCCAATGCAGACATTCACGAAACCACAACCGGCCAGGAAATCTGGACGCAGACCGAGGGCAAGGTCGATGGCTTTATCTGCGCAGTGGGCACTGGCGGTACGCTGGCCGGTGTGAGCCGCGCGCTGAAGGCGCACAACAAGGATATCCGTATCGGCTTGGCCGATCCCCAGGGCTCTGCGCTTTACAATTATTACACCCACGGGGAGCTGAGCGGCGAAGGGCGTTCACTGGCCGAGGGTATTGGCATCAGTCTGATGACCGACAATCTGCGACTCGCCGATGTGGATAACGCCTATCAGATCAGC comes from Spongiibacter tropicus DSM 19543 and encodes:
- a CDS encoding DoxX family protein — its product is MKNVIRVLICLFFLGGGVAHFLVAEGFAAIVPPFLPWPLAIVWLTGVAELIMAPMVFWPRYREQVGKLMALYCLLVLPANIYQAISGVEGVGGDLPESFLWLRIPLQFVLIAAILWATTDNKRAIDL
- a CDS encoding cysteine synthase A, encoding MTFNSMPELIGNTPLIKLQQVSELTGCTILGKAEFLNPGGSVKDRTALGIIRAAERDGSLRPGGTIVEGTAGNTGIGLTLIANALGYKSVVVMPHSQSREKIELLDLYGADLRLVHATGYSDPNHYIHTARRLAESLSETEPNGAIWARQFDNTANADIHETTTGQEIWTQTEGKVDGFICAVGTGGTLAGVSRALKAHNKDIRIGLADPQGSALYNYYTHGELSGEGRSLAEGIGISLMTDNLRLADVDNAYQISDAEALPYIFDLLRHEGLCLGGSSAVNIAGAVNLAREMGPGHTIVTILCDYGDRYKSKLYNPVYLENMGLPAPDWMRN